AGTCGGTCATCGGGCAGCTGACCAACATCCAGAACGTGGATCTGGACCAGCTGAAGGACAAGGCCCAGGCCACACTGGAGGACCTCAAGCAGTCTGCCGAGAAGTGCTCTGTCATGTGACCTTGACCCCGCCCAGAAGCACACTTTGCATTTCACTCTCCCACAGTCAACGCTCCGTACCGTCACTCACTGTCCTTTTGACCTCCCCCCACTCACACAGTTTTGTGATCACATGGTAACAGTTGCACACAGCTTTGAAGGCACACATATCCAGTGGAGAGGCTATAGGCAGATATGTGTAGTTTCCTCCATGAAGACATGTAGAACACTTCCAGGAGGTTGGGGTTACATACAAGGTTACATACACAAGAAATCTTGCCCACTTGCAGGCTTTTTTTGCCACCTTTGCCCATTTACTCTTTACTGCCTGTGCTCTGTAGCTCATTGTGTTCATGGTCCCATGATCTCTTCCACGTGTTAAATTGacacccctaaccccacccatAAATCCGCCATTTCAATAATACCGTTTTGTGCTGGTGGTTTGGTATTGTTTAGCTGCTATGATGTGTCAAGTGCTGTCTTTGGGTGTCATCCTATGAGTGAAAGTACTGGTTTCAATATTTagaaacacaatcacacactcacaaacatacactcctGTAGGTATATTGGTATATGTCAGCATTGTTGTATTACGACAGAATTCAGTAAAGctgctgtgtaaatgtttttttggagacTAGTGAGGACACAGGTCACGGAGTAGGGGCCtcacaatgtacaaaaatgtcaaattgcaaattcagtgtttttgtgcGTATCTGTGGCATTTCATTAAAACTAATTTGTTTCACTAATTTTAATTGTGGAGGGGGGTAGCGGTCTGTAAGACTGGGTTCAATTCTGTGGGTTGTCATACTGTAGTACAGGTTGCTTGTCCACTTAGAGCAAAGAAAGTTGCAAatgtcaaaaataggtgacgGCAATGCTCACAAAATTCTTGATAATGTGCAGGACATTTActgcagatgctgttatccagagaaacttacaccggttacatttttttttaaattcatccatttatacagctggatatttactaaagcaattatggtaagtaccttgctcaaaggtacaatggcagcaccccacctgggaatcgtaCCCATAATGTTTTAGTTTTAAGTCATACCCTATCCATAATTCTACATTCTGCCACTCATTGTACTAACAGTCTGGTAACAAGGGAGGTGGCATTCAATCTAACCAGACTTTGAGAAAGGAACATTCTGATCTTTCAGAAAGGACATAGCACATTTGTTAGAAACATACTTACAGTTCATTATGAATTTAGGATGAAAGTTTGATTAAATTGACAATATATAtgtgaatatgaaaaatatttgcttAAATGTGTTATTCAGAATGATTATCACGCTTCAATTAgttgaaaaggaaagaaataacATTTCCTGCTCTTTTTGTTATGTACCTGGCACAGAGGTGGAAATGTTGAGCAACCCTCCATAATTGAACTGACTCCCACTTCATAGGCCTAATGGTTTTAATGAATACAATTTCAGGTTATGCAACCAAGGATTCTTttctaaaaacctttttttgaagGTTCTCATTTTAAACTTGATTTTTGAATGATTAAAGAAGCCCTTGACTTTTGTTGgactaaaaaaatacaataaacatattttttaagatACATGTTTTAGATTGTAGATTTGTGATGTGTTTAATATTTGCGATTGTGATCATTTAGGCCTATCACAGTGATCAATGACAACTAAAATATTTACTCTTTACCCTGGAGAGATGTAAGATGCTCCGGTTTTTCACTGTTACACAGAACTTACTGTATGGTAAAACAAAGCAGTTCATTACAGTAACCTCACCCATTTTCTTGGATCTGATTAGTTGTTGATTTTAAGCTGAAGGTAAAAGCACACACTGTTGCTCTTCAAGGGCAATGGAAGCCACAACAGATCGCTCTGGTTTCTTAATAGATTAAATGCAGTAGGTTCCGCCTGCCAAACAAAGGAGTGTCTTCTCCTTGGTTTATAGAAGAATAGGCATATGTGTGCAAACTCTCTTTGTCCTCCTGTAAATATGTGGCCATTGTTAAACAGCCCTGATACTGATGTTATTTTCCTTGATGCCCTCTAGTTCTACTGCCAAGTATTACTCCAGGATTTTCTGTAATCTCCATCCCACTTTAGTTGACTaatcttcctttctttctcatttcctctccctctttctccatccGGCCTCTGCTGttccttccttttccttttGGTCACACCATGCCTCTGGGTCAAAGGAACGTCCTGCTCAGGGGCCTGGTCTGCGCCTGTCAATTACCTTTAGGAGATCCTGCTTCTCATTATGTACTGTAGCTATTACTGCAGTAACATACATTTAGTCAGTCACTCTGGCCTCACTGACAACCCCTGCCTTCTGTCATCTTCCCAATCCCAGGGTgtttatgtgcctgtgtgtgtgtgtgtgctagtgtgtgtgcatgtgggtgtatgtgtgtgtgtgtgtgggtgtgcatgtgtgtgtgcatgtgggtgtgcctgtgtgtgtgtgtgtgtatgtgtgtgtgcatgtgggtgtgtgcatttgtctgcatgtgtgtgggagggTTTGCGTGTGAGATGTAGGGAGTGACTGTTGAGATTTCAAAGAACGTAATTACAGTATTCATTTGTAGTTATCAGTAATACAGGCATACTGTACACTAATATGCATCctagatttaaaaacaagtaaaaagaAACAAGTACCTTAACTGAAAGTCCATAAACAGGTCGAGAGGCAAGAAATTGCTTGTAAATTACTTTGTTTAATATTGCTTATAAGTTCAAACAAATGAGCAATGCAGAACATTGTCACATAATACCCATTTGAGAGGATACAACTGTGTTGGATTCATGCCCCAGTTAGCAAATATTTTGACCTGTGTCAGAAATATGGACACAAAATAAGACTGAATGGTTATATTTATgtcatttgtattatatttaaattcatttaaagtttATATTATATACCGTACATTAGTATCTAATTAATCAATCCATAACAAAGTGATTTTATGCTTTTTGGTGGTTCACTTTCATGGTTCACTTTTTTAACGTAGTAGTTGCAGTACTCTGTCTTGTTATCTCCGATAGGTATACGAACACAGAGCCTTTGACAGCACTCTGTATCTTCCTCTCTTGTCTCATTTTCAAGCACACCTAATttcctcattctcctcctctttcttcttttcttttctttccaccattctctttctttctcatccTTCATAGTCTTGGTCTCATTTCTCGCTTTCTTCTCTACTGCTGTGGCCTTCCACTCCTCCAGCTTCCACCATTTTCGCTCTttgtccctcttcctctcctctgctaCCTGAATCCTTATCATCTCCTTCTGCTTCCTCAGGAGTTCCTCCTCCTTTCGTCTCAGGTCCGCTATAATGGCCTTCtgctccttctcttttttcttctcctccttctccctctccagcctctCCTGTTCCCACCGTCGCTCCTCTGATTTCTGGGTCATGATTGCCTCCTTAGcccttttcttctcctccttcatcTTCACCTCTGCAATAATggctttcttctcctcctctgccctcttctccctctcctgcctctCCAGCTCCCTCATCCTCTCCTCCGCCCTGATAGCCTGGTCCCTCTCTCGGAGCGTCCTCTGAAGCAACGCCGCCTCCTCATCCCACTCGGCTTCCATCTCCCTCCTCTCATTCTCCATCGCCTCCCTGTTCTCCTTCATCTGGCTCAGGGCTTtcttcagctccagctccagccccgCTATCTTCCTGTCCTTCTCCTTTATCTCATTCCTCCACTCCTCTGCCGCTTTCCGGCGATGCTTGTTTGTCTGCCCCCTCTCCATCTGCCACGCTTCCCTCTCGATGATCAGCTGGTTCAGCAGGCTGTTGGTGGTCTTGGACCACTTCTCCTGGTCCTCCTTGCGCAGGTGCTGCACCAGCATCTTCTCCAAGTCCAGCTCCTCCATAGTGTTCTCCATGTTCCTCCTGATATTCCTCcacctgttcctctcctcctccctggcCTGTTCtattctctccttctcctgcttCCATTCCTCCCTTTCCGACTTTCGCAGGATCTGTAGCTCCTTAATCTTCCTCAACAGCTCTGccacctctgcctctctccctccctctgttggCTGAGCAGCCTCTCTCACTgcactctctttcttcttcttcttctttttcttctgaggAGACAGGTCCTCCAACATTGTGAGTGCACTAGAGGTTCTGCCCTCTGACTCCACGGCCTGTGGAAACACAAAGTGTCATGTTGAGCTTGGTACTCAGACACTTCCACAAGAACtggcaggagaaagagaagtTTTGTGTTCAGGTGGTCTTACCAGGTGCCATCGTGCAGGGCCTTGCACAAGAGTTTCAACCTTCTCCATCTGGGTTGTCTTGTCCAGACTGACGGGCTGAAATCCGAGAATCAGAGATCATATCCACTAATATGTTTACCAATGATGGGAGAACAAAGCACCAGGAGTGACCATGATGGGTGGTGCTACCATGTGATTTCAATCACTGACTGTTTTAACAGGCAAAGATGCTTTTCTCGCTAATGAAAAATACTATATTTAATTTGGCTCAGTGAGTCATAGAGAGTGCAAACTACACTCATTTGGGAAGTCTCTCAAGAAGTATTTCAAATCTCACTCCATTAGGCTACTTATGTTGTTTAGCATAGCCTGTTTGATACTGTCACGCTAATAATTTAGTGTATTTCTGTAAAAAGATCAGTCATTATCTGTTCACCATACAAAATGATATATACATTCTTCAAATGTTAACTTCTGTCATaatttctttatatatttttcacagCACCTTCTTAAAAGCATCCAACTTACACTCGACTTCCTTGAATGTTTGCCTTCCACATTGTCCCCACTTGCTGTTTGTACCTACACACACAATGGAACCTATTTACACACCAAGATTTCTGCAGGCTCTTTAGCATAGCTTACTGGTTCTATGATTCAGCTATATTAATGAAGGAGAAAGCTCATTTGtgaaatcagaagaaaaaatagctttttacaaaaaaaagggaGACAGATAATATAGGCCTCACAAGaattcaaaatatgtttatgtgaAAGCCCAGAATTTGGGAAGCTACTCACAGAATTCTGGAGATCTTGGCTGTACAAAGCATTTCCCTCTGTTTCCGATTTACCCCTCATGGTGGTAAAGAAAGTTATTCTAAAAAGcatatcatatattttttttaattatgcgTAATTCATAGCCATACAGTATAAGTCTTTATATAGTATAAATAACTGTTCGCCTTctataatattttttgtatcaACAGCAACAGAGTAGCTTGCGGGTTGAGTACTATTTCTTTTTAATACTTTATAGAGTGATATGCTGTCAAAAGGTGAAGGCAACACAACAGTTCATGCGACtgaatgaataacaaaaatgtgttcgCTGTACCAacttaaagtttttttaaattttaagtaATGGTCATTTAAAATAGCACTAAAATTCCAAAATTAGCTAAGAGATAAGTTTACGAATTGTATTGGCTAAATTATCACGTACGAACAGTAATTAATTCATCCGTTTATTTCAGAATAATCCATCGCCCTGAAATTCCGAAATCCCTGTTGCAATTAAACTGCCGTATTAGCCGCAATATTTTGCTTACCAGATTCAGAGGATTCGCTTTTGTAGTCGTTTTGGTAACGAAGATGCGTACGTTTATCTTTACACTACGCTTGTTTTCGAATTTCAAATGTTGCTTCTTTGTTACATCACAACACATCACAGTTACTTGTGGCACAGACAAATTTGACAAAATCTTGggcatttttattgaaataaaaacaaaccctTATGCTTAAAAGCTATTTGCACACCGTGgcacatattcattattttgtgaaataagcTGAAAAAGTTCTACGTATGGCCTATATATGCTTATCAATACAAAAACACCATTATACCATCAGAACTTTAAATCGTTCGGCAAGCAAGAATGCCTCTCTGATATTGATTATTATTGAAGTATTTAAGTATGATAGCAAATTGCGCTAGCCTATACTAAGCCTATTGTGTgccattctgtttgttttttgcggTTGGATTTATAGGCTATTCACTTGGGGGTAAGGCAAATTTTAAAACACGCCTATTTGACAAATTGTGAACTGATTACAGCTTTTTATTGATTGCAGGAGTCAAGCTCTATAAAACTCCCCTGTTCCTTACTTCAAGGAAACATTGCTTTTTGGCACTTCTTAGGAATGGAGTTTGTATATCGCAGCAAATTCTTTGAATACgaaattcaaaaacaattcTCTGAGTAATTCGTATAGATCACTGAGCATGTTAGCACCTTGCTTTCTGAAATTTGTATAGCCAATTTCGCGACTGCGCAATGCGGTTAGTTATAACAGAAATGCGTTTTGTAACTGCGAGTAGGCCTACCCGTGCTCCTCCAAGgtacgttttaaaaaaatatatatatattattcgaattttacttatttttcccTGCTTTAATATCTTGTAGTTGCTACGGCTTTGTTGAGAATTGAAAGGACTCTGAGGGG
This region of Anguilla anguilla isolate fAngAng1 chromosome 5, fAngAng1.pri, whole genome shotgun sequence genomic DNA includes:
- the LOC118228174 gene encoding golgin subfamily A member 6-like protein 2 translates to MRGKSETEGNALYSQDLQNSVQTASGDNVEGKHSRKSSPVSLDKTTQMEKVETLVQGPARWHLAVESEGRTSSALTMLEDLSPQKKKKKKKKESAVREAAQPTEGGREAEVAELLRKIKELQILRKSEREEWKQEKERIEQAREEERNRWRNIRRNMENTMEELDLEKMLVQHLRKEDQEKWSKTTNSLLNQLIIEREAWQMERGQTNKHRRKAAEEWRNEIKEKDRKIAGLELELKKALSQMKENREAMENERREMEAEWDEEAALLQRTLRERDQAIRAEERMRELERQEREKRAEEEKKAIIAEVKMKEEKKRAKEAIMTQKSEERRWEQERLEREKEEKKKEKEQKAIIADLRRKEEELLRKQKEMIRIQVAEERKRDKERKWWKLEEWKATAVEKKARNETKTMKDEKEREWSKYLLTGA